Genomic segment of Microbacterium sp. BH-3-3-3:
GGCAAGTCGACGCTGCTGAACCTGGTGACCGGCTCGCTCGAACCCACGAGCGGACGCGTGAAGCGCGGCAAGACCGTCAAGGTCGCCACCCTCACCCAGCGCCTCGACGAGCTCGATCAGCACATGAACGACCCCGTCCGCGTGGTGATCGCGAATCTGCGCACGACGTACTCGTTCGGTACGGGCTCGAAGGCGAAGGAGCTCACCCCCGGAGAACTCCTCGAGCGCCTCGGCTTCTCGAGCGCCCAGCTCTCGACGCCCGTGAAAGACCTCTCGGGTGGTCAGAAGCGGCGCCTGCAGCTCCTGCTCGTCATCCTCGACCAGCCGAACGTGCTGATCCTCGACGAGCCCACCAACGACCTCGACACCGACATGCTCGCCGCCATGGAAGACCTGCTCGACTCCTGGTCGGGCACGCTCATCGTGGTCTCGCACGACCGCTACTTCCTCGAGCGGGTCACCGATCAGCAGTTCGCGATCCTCGACGCCAAGCTCCGCCACCTTCCCGGGGGCGTGGACGAATACCTGCGGCTGCGCGCGCTCCAGGATGCCGAGCCCTCGCGGTCCGCGGCATCCGGCACCGTGGCGGCGGCTCCGGGGCTGCAGGGCGCCGAGCTGCGCGCCGCGCAGAAGGAGGCCTCGGCCACCGAACGACGCATCGAGAAGCTGCAGCAGCAGATCGACAAGGCGAAGGCTGCTCTGGCCGACCACGACCAGGGCGACTACGTGGGCCTCGGTACGGAGATGCAGCGCATCTCGCAGCTCGAGAGCGAGCGCGACGAGCTCGAGATGACGTGGTTCGAGCTCACCGAAACCATCGGCTGACTCCGGCCACCGGTCCCGCCGCGCGCGGCGGCGCGGGACTCAGTGGATGACGAGCTCGAGCAGCACGATGAAGATGCCGAGGCACGCCGTGGCGAAACCCCCGAGCAGGCGGCCGAGCAGACCCGCGCCTCGGCGCCGGTAGGCGCTGTACCCGAGGAGCGCGAGCACGAGGAACGTGGTCCACCCGCAGAGCTCGGCCGCGTCGCTGACCGAGACGCCGGTGGCGCCGGCCCACACGAGCACGAGCATCGCCGGCACCGACGCGTAGAGCATGCCCGCGCCGTGACGCATGCCCTCGCGCGTGGCGTGACGCAGGCCGTGCGTGGCGTGCTCGGTGAGCGTGTGCGCGAAGACGTGGGCGATGAAGAACACGAACAGCGAACCCGTCGACGTGAGCAGCACCTCCCACACCGATTCGGCGTGGTCATCAGCGATGGTGACGAAGGCGGCGAACACGATCAAGCCGTAGATGGCGGCGGGGGAGCGAAAACGCACGTCGAACCACGCCTTCACGCGCGTCCACGCCGACGGCGCCTCGGCCGGGGCGCTCATGCGTCGAACCCCAGGCTGAGCTTGCGCAGCAGCGTCGCGAGGCGATCGCGGTCGCCGCGCGAGAGTCCCTCGAGCAGCAGGGCCTCGGCATCGACGAGCCGGGTGATCGCGGCATCCACGCGTACGCGTCCGTCTTCGGTCAGGGTCACCAGGATGCTCCGTCCGTCTTGCGGATCGGCCTCGCGGCGCACGAAACGGCGGGCGACGAGTCGGTCGATGCGATTGGTCATGGTGCCGCTCGAGACCAGGGTCTGCTGCAGCAGTTGCTTGGGGCTCAGTTGATACGGCTCGCCGGCACGGCGCAACGCCGACAGCACGTCCCACTCCCACGACTCGATGTCGCTGCGCCGGAACGCCTCTTTGCGTGCGATGTCGAGGTGACGCGACAAGCGGGCGACGCGCGAGAGCACCTCGAGGGGGGAGAAATCGAGGTCGGGGCGCTGATGCATCCACGCATCGACGATGCGGTCGACCTCGTCGCTGTCCCGGCTCACCGTCTCATTATGTCGAGAGCCCGTCGCGGTCGCGTCGCGCCGCCCGTGCGAGACGGCGTCGTCTGGCAGACTTGACCGGTGCCCGCGGGCACGGTCCGCTGTGGTGTAACGGCAGCACGACAGCCTTTGGAGCTGTTAGGTCCAGGTTCGAATCCTGGCGGCGGAGCATGACATCACCGACCGAGCTCGCCGTCGTCGTCCTCGCCGCGGGTCAAGGCACCCGCATGCGGTCGCGCACCCCCAAGGTGCTGCACCCCGTCGGTGGTCGTCCGCTCGTCGGTCACGTGCTCGACACCGCGGCGTCCCTCGACCCGGCGCGCATCGTCGTGGTCGTGCGACACGAGCGGCAGCTGGTCGCCGACACCGTCGCCGAGCTCGCCCCGGGTGTCGTCGTCGTCGATCAAGACGAGGTCCCCGGCACCGGCCGCGCGGTCGAGGCCGCGCTGGAGACGCTCGGCGGGTTCGAGGGCGACGTGCTCGTGCTGAGCGCCGACGTGCCGCTGCTCGAGACCGGAACGCTCACCGAGCTGCTCGCCACTCACCGCACGGGAGGGTCGGCGGTCACCCTCCTGAGCGCTCGCGTCGACCAGCCGTTCGGCTACGGCCGCATCATCCGCGACGACGCCGACGGCGTCCGCCGCATCGTCGAGCAGAAAGACGCCACGGCCGACGAGGCCGCGGTCACCGAGATCAACGTGGGCGTCTACGTCTTCCAGGCAGCGCCCCTGCGCGCGCAGTTGGCGCTCGTGGGGACCGCGAACGCCCAGGGCGAGAAGTACCTCACCGACGTGATCGGGCTCCTCCGCGACGCGCAGCTCGGGGTCGCGGCATCCGTCACCCCCGATGCCTCCGCGGCCCTCGGCGTCAACGACCGTGTGCAGCTGTCGGAGGCGGGGCGCACCCTCAACGCCCGCACCGTGCGCCGGTGGCAGCTCGAGGGCGTCACCGTCGTCGACCCGGCCACGACCTGGATCGACGTCACCGCGACGCTGGCCCCCGACGTCACGATCCTGCCCAACACGCACGTGCGCGGTGCCACCGTGATCGCCTCGGGCGCCACGATCGGACCCGACACCACCCTCGTCGACTGCGAGGTGGGCGAGGACGCCACCATCACGCGCACCGATGGAACGCTCGCGGTCGTCGAAGCGGGAGCCACCGTCGGCCCCTTCGCCTACCTGCGCGCCAACGCGCGCGTCGGCGTGAACGGCAAGGTCGGCACGTTCGTCGAGGTGAAGAACTCCTCCATCGGCGAGGGCAGCAAGGTGCCCCACCTGTCGTACATCGGCGACACCGACATCGGTCGCGGCGTCAACCTCGGCGCGGGAGCGATCACCGCGAACTACGACGATCTCACCAAGCACCGCACCGTGATCGGCGACGAGGTGCACAGCGGCTCGCACAACGTCTTCGTCGCGCCGGTTACGATTGGAGACGGCGCCAAGACGGGCGCCGGCGCCGTCATCCGCAAGGACGTCCCCGCCGGTGCGTTGGCGCTCAGCGTGGCACCCCAGCGCAACATCGAGGGGTGGGTCGAGAAGAACCGACCGGGCACTGCGGCGGCCGACGTGGCCGCGCGGGCCCGGGCTGAACAGGAAGCGGCCGATGGCTCGTAAGAAGAATCGTGTAGATCTCGACCGCGACAACGGCATCGCCCCCGGCCTCGTCGCCAAGACGAAGAAGCGGCTGGTCGTCGCGTCCGGACGCTCGCACCTCGACCTCGCCGCACAGGTCACCCATCACCTGGGCACCGAACTGGCCCCCACCGAGCACCGCACCTTCGCCTCGGGCGAGATCTACACCCGCTTCGAGGTGTCGATCCGCGGGTGCGACGTGTTCGTCATCCAGTCCTTCGGGCCGCCGGTCAACGAGTGGCTCATGGAGCTGCTCATCATGCTCGACGCGCTCAAGCGCGCCTCGGCCAAGCGCATCACGGTCGTCGCTCCGTACTTCCCGTACTCGCGGCAAGACAAGAAGGGCCGCGGCCGTGAGCCGATCAGTGCCCGTCTCGTCGCCGACCTGTTGAAGACGGCCGGCGCCGACCGCATCATGAGCGTCGACCTGCACGCAGCGCAGATCCAGGGCTTCTTCGACGGCCCCGTCGACCACCTCTTCGCCAAGCCCGTGCTGCTCGAGCACTTCCAGCACACGCTCACCGGCGAAGACCGCGAGACCCTCACGGTCGTCTCGCCCGACATGGGCCGCGTGCGCGTGGCCGACACCTGGTCCGACAGCCTGGGCGCGCCGCTCGCGATCATCCACAAGCGCCGTGACCCGAAGGTCGCCAACCAGGTCTCGGTGCACGAGATCGTCGGTGACGTGAACGGCCGCACCTGCCTGCTGGTCGACGACATGATCGACACCGGCGGCACGATCCAGAAGGCCGCGCAGGCGCTCAAGGCCGCTGGTGCCCGCAAGGTCATCGTCGCCGCCACCCACGCGATCTTCAGTGACCCGGCCACCGAGCGACTGCAGGATGCCGCGATCGACGAGGTCGTCGTCACCGACACCGTCCCGCTGCCGCCCGAGCGCCGCTTCGACCGGCTCACGGTGCTGCCGATCGCGCCGCTGCTGGCCCGCGCGATCCACGAGGTCTTCGAGGACGGCTCGGTCACGAGCATGTTCGGCGGCGACGCGTAAGCGACCGTTCGACAACCCCCGCCTGCGGTTCGAGGCGGGGGTTTTCGCGTCCTCGTTCACAGCCCGCACAAAGGTGTGAACCGGAACGCCACCAAGGTCGTGTCCCTACCGTGAGAACGAACGCGCCGCGAGGCACGACCGAAGGAGGACCCTCATGATCCGCACCACAGCCGTACCCCGTCCCGTCCGCATCGGCACCGCCCTGCTGGGCGTCGCCGGAATCGTCACCCTCGCCGGATGCTCCGGCGGTACCACCACC
This window contains:
- the glmU gene encoding bifunctional UDP-N-acetylglucosamine diphosphorylase/glucosamine-1-phosphate N-acetyltransferase GlmU; this encodes MTSPTELAVVVLAAGQGTRMRSRTPKVLHPVGGRPLVGHVLDTAASLDPARIVVVVRHERQLVADTVAELAPGVVVVDQDEVPGTGRAVEAALETLGGFEGDVLVLSADVPLLETGTLTELLATHRTGGSAVTLLSARVDQPFGYGRIIRDDADGVRRIVEQKDATADEAAVTEINVGVYVFQAAPLRAQLALVGTANAQGEKYLTDVIGLLRDAQLGVAASVTPDASAALGVNDRVQLSEAGRTLNARTVRRWQLEGVTVVDPATTWIDVTATLAPDVTILPNTHVRGATVIASGATIGPDTTLVDCEVGEDATITRTDGTLAVVEAGATVGPFAYLRANARVGVNGKVGTFVEVKNSSIGEGSKVPHLSYIGDTDIGRGVNLGAGAITANYDDLTKHRTVIGDEVHSGSHNVFVAPVTIGDGAKTGAGAVIRKDVPAGALALSVAPQRNIEGWVEKNRPGTAAADVAARARAEQEAADGS
- a CDS encoding MarR family winged helix-turn-helix transcriptional regulator translates to MHQRPDLDFSPLEVLSRVARLSRHLDIARKEAFRRSDIESWEWDVLSALRRAGEPYQLSPKQLLQQTLVSSGTMTNRIDRLVARRFVRREADPQDGRSILVTLTEDGRVRVDAAITRLVDAEALLLEGLSRGDRDRLATLLRKLSLGFDA
- a CDS encoding ribose-phosphate diphosphokinase; translated protein: MARKKNRVDLDRDNGIAPGLVAKTKKRLVVASGRSHLDLAAQVTHHLGTELAPTEHRTFASGEIYTRFEVSIRGCDVFVIQSFGPPVNEWLMELLIMLDALKRASAKRITVVAPYFPYSRQDKKGRGREPISARLVADLLKTAGADRIMSVDLHAAQIQGFFDGPVDHLFAKPVLLEHFQHTLTGEDRETLTVVSPDMGRVRVADTWSDSLGAPLAIIHKRRDPKVANQVSVHEIVGDVNGRTCLLVDDMIDTGGTIQKAAQALKAAGARKVIVAATHAIFSDPATERLQDAAIDEVVVTDTVPLPPERRFDRLTVLPIAPLLARAIHEVFEDGSVTSMFGGDA